The Plasmodium yoelii strain 17X genome assembly, chromosome: 8 DNA window attggAATTTTTTATTGAATGTAGGGGCTTTGAAAGATGCTAATCTTAGATATATGAGTGAATTGTATACGTTACTTAGTcatatatgtaatacaattgaatattataaaaaaaatgatgataaacaTAAGAAACTTTATCTGTATTCTGCGAATTGTCTTAATCAATACCGAAACCTTTACAATAACATTCCTAAATGTAATTCATATCTGTATTTATtggataatttaaaaaaaatatatactaaatTTAGAGATTCTgttattaatgaaaaaaaaaataaaatattcgaAAATCATCTTCAAAAACTTACAATaccaaataaaaaagatttatattttgcGAAAGATTTTAAAGAATTTGACTTCAATTGTCTAGAGTGTAAaccaaaaaataaagataatatcCAGAGTGGTCAACATAAAGCAGTAAAACCTATACAAATCACACCAAAGAGTACAAATCAAGGTAGTCAACAGAGGACCCATGAAGGCAAAGCTGATAACTTAAAAGTTTCAGAGCCTGAATCTCAACAGCAGAAAGGCATTCAATTCCCCAAAACTGAATATTCTTCATTAAAAGGTGGTAGCAAATTAAAAGATGTGCCAACAGCCTTAAAGCTTGTCAGTAATGGTCCAGATACTCATAAAGATCCAGATAGTCAAAAAGGTCCAGATAATCAAAAAGGTCCAGATAGTCAAAAAGGTTCAGATAATGGTCAAATAAATCCAGGGAGTGAGTCAGAAACAAATAAAGATCAAATAGATATATCTACAAGCCCAAAAGACAATCACGATGTTTTTGATTTGTCAACTTTAAAAGAATATGGGAATTTAATTACAACTTATATTGAAGAATACAGAACATATGTTACCAATTCATTTAAtgatattcaaaaaaaattatacgaTAATGTATTACCTACTTTATATGAGGGTTATAATACTTATGTAGATTATTATAAAAGTCTTAATATAATGGAATATTTTAAAGAAGGAACGCAATCAAATGAAACACCAAAAACTGAAATATTAGAGGATAACCCACCAAGTAATGGACTAGATGATATGTCTCCTTTATCAGATAGCGAACCACCAGATGCCGAAGAATCAGAACCACAAGACCCCCAAACACAAATGTTAGTTGGTCAAATAAATGATTATTCACAACAATTACTTTCTACATCAGAAATTGACTCAACAAATAGTGAACAAGAAAAAACTTTAAATACTCCCCATGAGGACCAACATCAATCATTAGGAGGATCTACCAATATAGAACCTAGTCCAGAAATTGAAATAGGAAACCCTGGAATCGTTGTAAGAAAAGACGTATCTGAAATACAATTACCAAAAGATCCATTTAAAGAATACAAattgattatatattcaGTTATGGCTATTATATTACCCATTACTTTAGCAATTatatataaggtaaataaaaagaaaattaaaaaaatatgtattacaCATATTTTGCGTATgcataaaaaaacaattaattatatatttttactatttttatgttaGAATTTAGCATCTGATCGAAGAAAAAGATTGAAAAGAATGAGAGAGATTGTAAAAATGtgtgatgaaaatgaaaacgAAGGGGAAGTTACAAATGAATCCATCGAAAGTAtcgaataatataattataaattgaGTTAATGAACAAATGggattattaaatatatacatacttGTGCAGGGAACCCCTgtatcatttattaatttattgtttttgttaatttttttgtttataaaagaaaactAAATTATCCAAAgtgataattttaattaagtTATATTTGAAGTCAAatttaaagaatataaatagtaaatttGTCTATTAATATAAAGATGTATTGTGTATATATGATACATGTCAAGAGTTTGtttcttattttataataaagcataaaataaattttctatATGTTAACTAATgtgatatatttatgttatatttaaatagtatttataaaaataaagtcaATATAATGTTTAACTATTAAAGGTATTATAACATGTGTTTAATGAATACGACAAAATAAAGCGTTTGGTTATTAAGTGTATTTGACTTTCTGGTTTCATATGTATTATTCGTTGTGATTTATACGAGgtatatttgaaaatatgaatatgttacattattttaataGAAATAATATACTTCATATTGTATATTCAAAAGTatattacataaataaaatgattgCATGTCTATCTATAGAGActgtatattttaaaaaacgaaaaaaaaaaaatatatggaatattattaaataatattaaacacTTGAGAAGTATAACATACAAGAAAGTATTTAGATGCAAACAACAACTGTTGTTAATTATTTTGCatatgtttgcatatattgatttacaatatatatgcatctaattttttattaccataattaatatatattaatttgcTTGTAGACAAATGTCAATATAAAAGTATAAgtctataaaatatcaaGCATGTTATTAAATGAACCTTTAAATTATTCtaaagacttatttatataaaaatatgtaaaaaatatattttaggtTGAATCTGttacataaaattatttgattataattaaaataatgtattatatacGAAAATGGGgtgttattttaaaaaaaacataaatataataattttagcAATTGTATATTTATGTCTCTGATGATAGcagttattatatatttatatgacgatatatacatgtaaattaatacattaatttatttatattttaaatattaaaaataattttgttatatttaataaatggtttaaataaacaaaaaatattcagaacaaatatatacatttttatgcatttaaaataaattatattatttatttattgttattatttatactaaaaaaaaaaaaattactaattCTGTTAACTTATAATTGCAGGATATAATGTTGTGGATCCTTTAAAATAGAAGCAACATATAATTTGATTATAATATACTTTCATACATAcgaaataatttgtttatataaattataactattaaaaatatataaaaaacatgttcataattaacaataaacattagtattataattttacaaCAGTAAtagaattttaaaaaattgtaaatagAAGTTATTTAAAACATGTTACTTCgtagaaatattttttaataagacgaaaatgaatataaaaatatatagtttagTTACCGTTTTTTCTTATATCATTTCGATAGTAACAATACactgttttaaaaataatgtaaggAAAAAAACacaacaaataaaaatatatatcgaaaagttatatacatatatatgttgaacattgatttatttttatttcatcttatataacaaatatagttgtttacatattattatgtatacATGAATAAATACATTTATTAATACGTTTATTGATATTCAGGccgatttaaataaatatgtcaagaaaaataagaaagtagatgatgaatataaaataaacaatatagatataaataacaatgaaaaatttagatatagAAATCTTTCAGAATGTACCGtagaaaataattacatTTTAGGTTCTACCAAGATTCAAGAATCTTCAGATGATAAAAAGTCTAAAggatttaatttttttaaatgttttaatatatttaaaagagataaaaaaaatcaatcTTCAGATAACAATGAATGTCTTCCTGAGGAAGTATTGGAGTGGAATGATTTTTTGCATAGCCTGTTTGAAGGTGATCAAGAGGGCTTAATGTcaatattacatataaaagaaaaattagaaaaaagcCACTCAAATAACAATGAATCTATTCCTAGGATAAAATTACGATATGGAATTGTTCTAGGTGACAGTAttccaaaaaataaagaaaaatttgaaaacaAATCTTCAAATAACAATGAATCTCTTTCTATGATAACATCGGTGATGAAGGTTGCGGATCGTTgctattatttaaaaaatccaGAACATTTAAAGCTTTTATTAGATTCTAAACAACTATAATGAAAACAACCTTCAAATGATAAACCAAGTGAATAATTTTCATATAGTAATTAATTCAAGTGATATCGAACTAAAAAAcgaacaaaataattatttataattatcactTAAATTACAATGCTTGACATGTGATACCTCTAGACGAATGTATTATGGTGGTTTTTTCTACATTTACGACCTCATATTTTaagtttataattttatcatgtaattattaaaatacatgtaatatattttgattatatatttgaagaaagtactaatatatatatttgtatgaATTTTTGCGTTACTTATACTTATTTACAGTATAGAATTTGTGAAAGAATGTTTcgaaaataattaataattgaAATAATATTGATATGTTTGCTATAGTAAtagtatttattatttgtatgaatataattttatattatatatggatgtttatattttacatgcatattcataaaatacaTGATTATGCATTTCCAATCTATGTTTTGTcttataacatatttttacgtttgttttattattttacataaaATGTAAGCTTTAAACACACAATTTGAATATGACACTGtgtatttgttttattaatatattttgggGAATCATTGTTTTGTAAACACCAATTTAGcattttttgtctttttttgcAATACTACACAATAATAATtaacttttataaatatcacTTTGTAACATTTAAGActcattaaataaaatataaaaatgtattctGTAAATtgaagaataataaaaaagtgtgaatttataggaaatattattatattttatatgtacacTTATCCAAATGCTTTATAGttattcataaatatttattgtttatataaaaattattaaaaaaaaaatatatagaaagaTTATCAGCaatcatattttaaaaaatatcaatgaTAGCAATGATCATTATATGAACAATACTATCTCCCTTTAGACGGAATACAttcaatattttatacatgTACAATTATTACGTGAATATATTTGCAATATAGCAGTATTAGGATcaggaaattattataatatagatatatttttttttttgaaaactataaaggtaaagataaatttaaatatgtgCTACAAATATTCAAAGGGAACATGATTTATAGACTTTCCAAAAAggacattttttattaaataaaaaataagtacatatatatgtgaatTGCGTTCAATTAgcataataattttgttttagactttatttaaatgaatattatgcttataattcatataataaacattttGTTATCTCATTTTGTACACATATgtgtatatgtttttttatttctctaGAACCCATAaattttctttaaaataaaatatataaattcattatttaatattttgtgcCCATGAAGCATATTATTTAGTTTTTCATAGTCACATAAATACACACAAACATTACATGGTTGTttccaaatatatatatttatctttaCAATATAAactaaaaacaaaatatatgcaaatcaAACACTATTTAAAAACCAAATGGTGTTCTGTAACAACAATTTAAAATAAGGATAACCCATGAAAATaagtttattttattaatataagtataaaaattttaaaagataTCCCTTAAATTGATCATATTTAACATTCTCTTGGCTGTCAATTTTCTAATAGCCTTTTCTGGGGTATCAGGAAGAAGACAATGATCAAtctgagaaaaaaaaattaataaatatataaaatgctccattattattgtgaatgaatagatatattataaatatgcacATTTATATagaaagtatatatttttgataatggtgaaataaaattatgttactaaattttgtatattgCTTACAGAGCTGATATTGGTAATTTTAACACAATCGTCTTCCTTTTTAATGATGAATCCTACTAAgttaatatatgttttgtATAATCTTCCAATTTTAATATCTTCTTCAGAATGAACTTCAGGATTGAATGATCTTGCACTTTTTACGATAGGATTTACATATGTTTCAAAGGTTCTGTTATCACCATCATTCACATTTGATGAAGCCAAGACTATTACGGTTGTGTCTTCTGATaactataaattaataaaagtatattttcataaattagGATATAatcatatgaaaaaaaagtatatctAGAAGGATGaaggaaaagaaaaattGCCTTACTTCATATTTGCTGGCTaatgcataataatatacgTGCCATAGTTTAACAAGACCTTCGTAACGTTGTTGTCTAATTActaaatttttattgtatattCGAGAAAattttcctaaaaaaaaattataattttgcatatatgcaaattaaaacataattaaatttaacaaaatgaaaaatattaaataacaGATTAGACATTGATAATAACAAAACAtgaaatgcatcataaaaattgataaccacattaaatatgttaattATATACCATTAACGAATGAATTATCAAAGTTCTTTGCGCCATTAGGATCCCATAACATGTTTACTATATCAGAAtactaataataacaaaaaatatatattaacaattatatttttttattttaaaataatttcatgaattaaaaattattgctTGTTAATTCATACACTATCAGGGTTAGGGATTGTAAGTTCAAGTTTTCCAATTTCGGTACCGTTTACgctcttaaaatatataattgctCCTTCATCTTCCTTATAGTATAACTCGTAGTCATCTGTATGTTTGGCATGTTGTTGTACAAGATCTAACGCTTCGTCCATAATATATTCTGCTTGTTCAGCTTCATTAGGCTCGATAAATATGTATTCTTTAACTTCAGTTGAACTACAAATGGagaaagaaatatatttttaaatttatttgcatttttaatttaaaaaaatatatatttataaaaagttattttgatttttcaattgttatacatatacacattcacaaaatatatataatattctcATAATAAAcagtaaatatatatttatactcgatataaatatatatgttgcCATTATTTTCTTACGAATTGACGCTTGGAGCATATTCGCTTGCAAATGCtatattttgcatatatCCGGCTACACTTAAAAGTGCCAAAGCAatcttaatatatattttattcatttttggaCTTGAtaagtaaaatattaatatattttttagaaattgaaaattaacaaatataaaggTTGTATAAGTATGTTAAATCGGAGCCAATCAATTttcgaaaaaattataaaacttaatatttatttaaataatataaataatttttaaaatttatttatttatttcatgcATTTATCagatttttaaaataataatttttttaaatattattatatactaatAAATGCACatagaatataaaatttggtGGTGGCTTTGTGTTCTCTACATTAATTAAGTTTCGTCTCTTTAAATGCTAgctatttaattattattgtcgaaatttatataataatattgcaattatatatagaattatatatataaaatataatataatatattataatatataaaaattaaagtaaaagaattttttaaaagaatgtgcaaattaatttttttttatttaaaccGTTGCATATAAGGGAACGGTAATTGTTGcaacttttataaatattaaatatcaaaaatattataatatatatctaaaaaaattgttttagttatatataaaattattcataTGGACATTATAGGTACTcaaactttttatttttatagttcACAACTTAATAAAACTGAAATTTATTCAATTGTGTATTATATGTGAAATTTATGGATGCATAGAAAAAACGTATATTATATGACACCAACATTTATTTACCTAATAGAAAGTTGATAATATACAGGTaggataataatataaaaaatatatatagttttaatGCAATGCTTGACTAGGTTTGATCTAATATACACAGAcaattatattaatgaataaatatcCATGCTAGAAATGCAAActgtaataattattatataaaacagctGTTTAGTTATTTCTTCctgttttttttaagtataaagcaaatttttataattttaaatattaaagaaatttattttaagatgaatattacattatatttatacgcATTCCCCACTGTTACAGCAATTATTTCTAATGTTTCATAAAAATAGCttgataaaatttatattataagaatCACACATCTGTGATTTTTTTGTCACatttaatacaaattttactAAACATTTTTCTAGcaaaattgttaat harbors:
- a CDS encoding PIR protein — encoded protein: MGEQRMCELFLEADKLIKSNIDITKKVNETPTYREYCPHYRRCSNKVESIGALGRHIFMNLWNPESINYEYFMMWLANKLYNLNEDKNEANNITLNLAYKKYLEKYIGNFKYWNFLLNVGALKDANLRYMSELYTLLSHICNTIEYYKKNDDKHKKLYLYSANCLNQYRNLYNNIPKCNSYLYLLDNLKKIYTKFRDSVINEKKNKIFENHLQKLTIPNKKDLYFAKDFKEFDFNCLECKPKNKDNIQSGQHKAVKPIQITPKSTNQGSQQRTHEGKADNLKVSEPESQQQKGIQFPKTEYSSLKGGSKLKDVPTALKLVSNGPDTHKDPDSQKGPDNQKGPDSQKGSDNGQINPGSESETNKDQIDISTSPKDNHDVFDLSTLKEYGNLITTYIEEYRTYVTNSFNDIQKKLYDNVLPTLYEGYNTYVDYYKSLNIMEYFKEGTQSNETPKTEILEDNPPSNGLDDMSPLSDSEPPDAEESEPQDPQTQMLVGQINDYSQQLLSTSEIDSTNSEQEKTLNTPHEDQHQSLGGSTNIEPSPEIEIGNPGIVVRKDVSEIQLPKDPFKEYKLIIYSVMAIILPITLAIIYKNLASDRRKRLKRMREIVKMCDENENEGEVTNESIESIE
- a CDS encoding fam-c protein, with translation MNIKIYSLVTVFSYIISIVTIHCFKNNADLNKYVKKNKKVDDEYKINNIDINNNEKFRYRNLSECTVENNYILGSTKIQESSDDKKSKGFNFFKCFNIFKRDKKNQSSDNNECLPEEVLEWNDFLHSLFEGDQEGLMSILHIKEKLEKSHSNNNESIPRIKLRYGIVLGDSIPKNKEKFENKSSNNNESLSMITSVMKVADRCYYLKNPEHLKLLLDSKQL
- a CDS encoding fam-a protein gives rise to the protein MNKIYIKIALALLSVAGYMQNIAFASEYAPSVNSSTEVKEYIFIEPNEAEQAEYIMDEALDLVQQHAKHTDDYELYYKEDEGAIIYFKSVNGTEIGKLELTIPNPDSYSDIVNMLWDPNGAKNFDNSFVNGKFSRIYNKNLVIRQQRYEGLVKLWHVYYYALASKYELSEDTTVIVLASSNVNDGDNRTFETYVNPIVKSARSFNPEVHSEEDIKIGRLYKTYINLVGFIIKKEDDCVKITNISSIDHCLLPDTPEKAIRKLTAKRMLNMINLRDIF